A stretch of the Musa acuminata AAA Group cultivar baxijiao chromosome BXJ2-7, Cavendish_Baxijiao_AAA, whole genome shotgun sequence genome encodes the following:
- the LOC103991377 gene encoding ribonuclease 3-like protein 2, translating into MNRSCPEAEERDGGLRRAVTEIERLLGYVFRDQSLLAEALTHSSYPDHRSYQRLEFVGDAALSLAITNHLYLTNPDLGPGRLSALRAANISTEKLARVAVRHRLYRFLRRNSHALDQMVFDFTNLVMMEREEEIGWAPYGGSTVKAPKVLADIVESIAAAVYVDCNFDLELLWKVFRGILEPIITSENMDEQPVTTLYELCQKQGRSIEIKNWKRGFVNITNVFVDGDLMGIGCSEQKTIAKLNAARDALQKLSALEEADMEVELSSAAGNGTAEEKDGSKQKLNQFCSKKHWIMPIYKVEKEQGPPHSKRFICSVQVETKGCTFITFGDPKSRVKDAENSAAFKMLSDILVGR; encoded by the exons ATGAACCGATCCTGCCCCGAGGCGGAGGAGAGGGACGGCGGGCTGCGACGGGCCGTGACGGAGATCGAGCGTCTTCTGGGCTACGTTTTCCGGGACCAGTCCCTCCTGGCGGAGGCGCTTACGCACTCCTCTTACCCCGATCACCGGTCATACCAGCGTCTCGAGTTCGTCGGCGATGCAGCCCTCAGCCTCGCTATCACCAACCACCTCTACCTCACCAACCCGGACCTCGGCCCCGGACGCCTCTCCGCCCTACGCGCCGCTAACATCTCCACCGAAAAGCTCGCCCGCGTCGCCGTCCGCCACCGCCTCTACCGTTTCCTCCGCCGCAACTCACATGCACTCGATCAAATG GTGTTCGATTTCACGAACTTGGTGATGATGGAACGGGAGGAAGAAATTGGGTGGGCTCCGTACGGCGGAAGCACCGTCAAAGCCCCCAAAGTGTTGGCCGACATCGTGGAGTCCATCGCCGCCGCCGTCTACGTCGACTGCAATTTCGATCTTGAGTTGCTCTGGAAG GTATTCAGGGGGATTCTAGAGCCGATCATCACGTCGGAGAACATGGACGAGCAGCCGGTGACGACCCTCTACGAGCTCTGTCAGAAGCAGGGCAGAAGCATCGAGATCAAAAACTGGAAGAGAGGTTTTGTGAACATCACCAACGTCTTTGTTGACGGAGATCTCATGGGCATCGGTTGCTCGGAGCAGAAGACAATCGCAAAGCTCAACGCTGCGAGAGATGCGCTGCAAAAGCTGTCTGCTTTAGAGGAAGCCGACATGGAGGTCGAGTTGAGCTCGGCCGCAGGCAATGGAACTGCAGAGGAGAAAGATGGATCCAAGCAGAAACTAAACCAGTTTTGCAGCAAGAAGCATTGGATAATGCCCATATACAA GGTTGAGAAAGAGCAAGGGCCTCCACACAGTAAAAGATTCATATGCTCAGTCCAAGTTGAAACCAAGGGCTGCACCTTCATCACCTTTGGGGATCCAAAATCAAGAGTGAAAGATGCAGAAAATTCAGCAGCATTTAAGATGTTATCGGATATTTTGGTTGGTCGTTAA